The Maridesulfovibrio salexigens DSM 2638 region CGTACTCAAGTCCGCCGGAAACAAGCTCGTAAAGAGCTGCGGGCTGGTCAGGGTTTTCGCCGTAACGAAGACCTTTGGTTTCACCGTCGATTTCCCAGGTCCTTTTTTTAAAGGTCAGTTTCTGGTCGCCGAGGGTAACGGTCATATCAGCGGGAAAGGGGTCCTGCTGCAGGGTTTTGTACATTTTTTTAAGATCACTCATAGTTGTTCTCCGTGAGTTGTTGCCTTGTGGTACGCCGCTCATAGCACACCCTTTTCCGGTGGGCAATTTTGAATTGCGGTACCAGCGATCTTTTTGTAGGTTAATTTTGATCAAGTGCGCGGGAAAATCACATTTTTTTTATGAGCCCCGTCGCCAGCAGTATTTTGGGAGATTATATGTCAGAAGGTTATATGGAAAAGGCTCTGTTGAAATTGGCAAAGCAGCTCAATGCCTACGATGAGGCTTCTCTTACTGAATTATGGAACAAGTACGAAGCTGAAGTGGCCAATTTCGAACCTACCCGCAAGTGGGAGGAAGCCGCAGTCGTATTCGGAATGATACAGGCTGTACGGCTTAAAAACCAGCTTTTTAATTATCATTGGGCACAAACTGCCGGCCCGGAATCCATGTCTCCCCGTCCGGATTTTATTCCCGGAAAGGGCGAGGAAGAATTGTTCGGTTCAAAGCCAAAAGGTTCAGGGGGCGGATCAGCGGGCAGTAGTAAGGGGAATAAGGTAATTCGCCTCCAGCCCCGGAAGGACAGCTAGTCCGTTCATAATATAATAGTAGTAGCGGACGCTATCGACATAATCTACGGCTTCATACCCGCGTGTGTAGCCGTATTTTGTTTTTGAATGGTACTTCGGTCTGGTCAGCAAGGGAAATACCTGTTTGAGTGAGCGCCATGTGCCTGGGTGTCTGCTGGTGTATTTGGCGATTTCAATGGCATCATAAACATGCCCCAAGCCTTGGTTGTATGCCGCAAGGGTGAACAACCAGCGGTCCCAGCCGTCGACATCGCGGCTGTCCAGTTTGTCCCAAAGAAATCTTAGATAGCGCGCACCGCCGTTAATTGCCTGCTGCGGGTCCAGCCTGCTCGTTAATCCTAAAAGTTGGGCTGTGTCGTTTGTCAGCTGCATCAGACCGCGAACTCCTGTCTTGCTGCGTGCAAGCGGATCAAATCGTGATTCCTGATACATTACAGCTGTAAGCAGCAACGGGTCTATTTTGTACTTTCTGGCGGCTTTAAGGATATATTGGTGATAGCGGGGCAGTTTTTCACGGATATCTTTGCGAAGGGAGTATAGATCATAAAAATCGGTTTCTTCCGGTATAAATCCAAAATATTTTTCCTGTAAGTCCTCAAGGGTGCCGTTAGTGGTAATCAGGTTCCAGTAGTCTTCTGCTGTTTGTCCGAGACCATGAACGTCATCGCGCAGATACCATCTGTATTCCTGGTCATCACCGAAATAGTCCGTGATTCTGAGTTTATGGATGAACGGTCTGATAGGCTTGAAAGCACCGGATTCTACGAGATGAAAACGGATGTTTTTATTTTCGTTCAATTTCAGCAGCGGCTCAAGATGTGTTGAGTTGCTTCCTTTGATCATGGTCGGCGAACAGTCTAATTGTGTGCTGAGTTCGTTGAAAGTCTCAACCAGTCCTGAGTGGGCAGGCACAAAGACTTCCTGATCGCAAAGCTCAAAAGGTGTGCGAAGTTCAAACCTGAGAATGTGGTGCAGCATTGCCGCAGGGCTTTTTTCATATACCGGACCTTTGATAAGCGGGGTAGTTGTGGAGCTTAAGTCCGGATTGTATCCGGTCGCCAGCAGAATGTCTGCTTTACCCTTGATCAGCGCTTCAAAGGCTTTTTCGTGAGTCGGATAGGCTTTGATATCAAGGTCTGTACCTGCGTACTCAGTGAATTCATCCACCAGTTCACGTTCGAATCCCGGACCCCACGGAGAAAGTTTTGGAAAAACGCGTTCTATGTCCACTGCGGCAACGCGGATTGTGTTGGGCAGGGGAATCTCATATTTTACTGAATAAATGTAGTAAAAAAAGGAGAATAGCGCCAAGTACACAACAATATTGAATATATGTTGTGAAAAAAGTATCAAAATGCCCTTTTTGGGGTCATTTAATTTACTCTGATGTATTGACATATCCCCGAAAGATTTTTTACGCATTAAAACCCGTCTGCCGTGCTTAGTGCTGGCGTACCCATTTTAAAGAGGGTATCAAAAGCAGGTAAGCGGATCTTCTTGAGCGGCCTTTAACGGATTTATTTGTTGTGAACGACTGGTTCGTTCCTGTTAATATACGTCAGACGCAGTGCCGCTATCAAGTAATCAAATTACAGCAAGAATTCCATGTCTTAAGTCAAAGACATGCGGAAATACTGTAGAAGGAGCACATTAGTAATGGCTAATACCGTAATCGTGGGAACCCAGTGGGGGGACGAAGGCAAGGGCAAAATCGTTGATATGCTCGCCGAACAAGCAGGTGCGATT contains the following coding sequences:
- a CDS encoding transglycosylase SLT domain-containing protein, giving the protein MYLALFSFFYYIYSVKYEIPLPNTIRVAAVDIERVFPKLSPWGPGFERELVDEFTEYAGTDLDIKAYPTHEKAFEALIKGKADILLATGYNPDLSSTTTPLIKGPVYEKSPAAMLHHILRFELRTPFELCDQEVFVPAHSGLVETFNELSTQLDCSPTMIKGSNSTHLEPLLKLNENKNIRFHLVESGAFKPIRPFIHKLRITDYFGDDQEYRWYLRDDVHGLGQTAEDYWNLITTNGTLEDLQEKYFGFIPEETDFYDLYSLRKDIREKLPRYHQYILKAARKYKIDPLLLTAVMYQESRFDPLARSKTGVRGLMQLTNDTAQLLGLTSRLDPQQAINGGARYLRFLWDKLDSRDVDGWDRWLFTLAAYNQGLGHVYDAIEIAKYTSRHPGTWRSLKQVFPLLTRPKYHSKTKYGYTRGYEAVDYVDSVRYYYYIMNGLAVLPGLEANYLIPLTTAR